A window of the Trichoderma asperellum chromosome 6, complete sequence genome harbors these coding sequences:
- a CDS encoding uncharacterized protein (TransMembrane:10 (i154-172o228-248i330-347o353-369i381-405o417-434i455-475o495-513i552-574o580-604i)) — protein sequence MAERDGYGSMSQPTSPRLSRRPVAMRRQNSANEPDERAPLLLNTSRSRIRIHGGAASPRRPNLSRDQSHSDSIPGTRHHSRRSSWGQRLVNAFSERSMSESKGSIFPDERVWYDQFTSTDWVHDTIADSYRVKALRSRKDFWGRILTTIDGSQGWILSALCGFVIALIAYTVDVAESVVFDFKDGYCAKAWYFDEKRCCPRGRTDCEDWKTWSQALNYHPFGEKWTDFLIYVGGVVLFACASCWVALWTKTVVPSAYRLTTLDENLAAESAHPVPDEGPGDDSASPRQVIDSKPDNPPMVYYSAAGSGVAEVRVILSGFVLHGFLGLRTLIFKMVSLILSVSSGLSIGKEGPFVHMATCVGNIACRLFAKYDRNDAKRREVLSAAAAAGVAVAFGAPLGGVLFGLEEVSYFFPAKTLFRTFFACIVASLSLKFLNPYGTHKIVMFEIRYLIDWEYFELGSFIFVGIVGGAMGALFIKASKYWAQSFRRIRVIKAYPMLEVFLVAVVTGLMSYWNPLTKVTVQKLLLNLASPCDRTKSDSLGLCPRSIDDIPLILSTLIMAFLIKGFLTVIAFGIKVPAGIYIPSMVVGGLMGRIVGHLAQWLVLATPNWSVWGGCATAADGTCIQPGVYGLIAAGATMCGVTRLSVTLAVILFELTGSLDYVLPFSLSILVAKWTADAIEPNSIYDLLTNMNAYPFLDNKHKPIFSGDLTDLVRRLRRERIIDITNSPLVPASSLRSKLEILHRHGELDGGLPILREDVLVGLIPAPDLQYALDQLQDEGSNLCLMDQVPSLDEDEDINGPDPTDFTQYIDPAPVALDIRSPIDLAWECFVKLGLRYICVLRDGKYAGMIHKKTFVKYTRELEDEQGGH from the exons ATGGCCGAACGAGACGGCTACGGCTCGATGTCGCAGCCGACCTCTCCCCGTCTCTCTCGCCGGCCAGTTGCCATGCGTCGCCAGAACTCGGCCAACGAGCCCGACGAGCGCGCTCCACTACTCTTAAACACCTCTCGATCACGTATTCGAATCCACGGCGGGGCTGCTTCACCACGCCGTCCAAATTTATCCCGCGATCAGAGCCACTCAG ATAGCATCCCGGGCACTCGACACCATAGCCGTCGCTCTTCTTGGGGGCAGCGCCTAGTCAATGCGTTCTCTGAGCGATCCATGTCAGAGTCCAAGGGCTCCATCTTCCCCGACGAGCGAGTATGGTACGATCAGTTTACAAGCACCGATTGGGTGCACGATACGATAGCCGACTCCTATCGCGTGAAAGCGCTCCGCAGCAGAAAGGATTTCTGGGGTCGAATCCTGACGACCATTGATGGGAGCCAGGGTTGGATTCTCAGTGCTCTTTGCGGCTTTGTTATTGCCCTGATAGCGTATACAGTCGATGTAGCAGAGTCTGTTGTGTTTGATTTCAAGGACGGTTATTGTGCAAAAGCCTGGTATTTTGATGAAAAG AGATGCTGTCCTAGAGGACGCACCGACTGCGAGGACTGGAAGACATGGTCTCAAGCACTGAATTATCACCCCTTTGGAGAAAAGTGGACGGATTTCCTCATCTATGTCGGAGGCGTCGTTCTCTTTGCTTGCGCCTCTTGCTGGGTGGCCCTGTGGACAAAGACTGTTGTTCCCTCAGCCTATCGTTTGACCACCTTGGACGAAAATCTTGCTGCTGAGAGCGCCCATCCCGTGCCAGATGAAGGCCCTGGCGATGATAGTGCAAGCCCTCGACAGGTGATTGATAGCAAACCGGACAATCCGCCCATGGTTTACTactcagcagcaggcagcGGTGTCGCCGAAGTTCGAGTCATCCTCAGCGGCTTTGTTCTTCACGGTTTCCTCGGCCTGAGGACGTTAATTTTCAAGATGGTCTCGCTAATTTTGAGTGTGTCTTCGGGATTAAGCATTGGCAAAGAGGGCCCATTCGTTCACATGGCCACTTGTGTTGGCAATATCGCGTGCCGTCTCTTTGCAAAGTACGATCGTAATGATGCCAAGAGACGTGAAGttctctctgctgctgccgcggcTGGCGTAGCCGTGGCTTTCGGCGCGCCTCTAGGAGGAGTGCTGTTTGGCCTGGAAGAAGTATCGTACTTTTTCCCGGCCAAAACGCTGTTTCGGACATTTTTCGCCTGTATCGTTGCATCACTTTCTCTAAAGTTCTTGAATCCGTATGGTACCCACAAGATTGTCATGTTTGAGATTCGGTACCTGATCGATTGGGAGTACTTTGAACTGGGATCTTTCATCTTTGTCGGCATTGTCGGAGGCGCCATGGGAgctctcttcatcaaagCATCCAAGTATTGGGCACAATCATTCCGTCGGATTAGGGTTATCAAGGCGTATCCAATGCTGGAGGTGTTTCTCGTGGCTGTTGTAACAGGTCTCATGAGCTATTGGAATCCATTAACCAAAGTAACAGTCCAAAAACTTCTTCTCAACCTGGCTTCTCCGTGCGACCGCACTAAGAGCGACAGCCTGGGGCTTTGCCCGAGGTCAATCGATGACATACCCTTGATTTTGTCGACGCTTATCATGGCCTTCTTGATCAAGGGGTTCTTGACCGTCATTGCATTTGGAATT AAAGTTCCTGCCGGAATATATATCCCATCAATGGTTGTCGGTGGTTTGATGGGGCGGATTGTGGGACACCTCGCGCAGTGGTTAGTGCTTGCCACGCCCAACTGGAGTGTTTGGGGTGGTTGTGCAACCGCAGCGGATGGAACGTGTATCCAGCCCGGAGTTTATGGCCTCATTGCCGCCGGTGCAACCATGTGTGGCGTAACACGGTTGTCAGTGACTTTGGCTGTTATTCTATTCGAGCTCACTGGCAGTCTTGACTACGTTCTGCCCTTCTCCCTGTCGATTCTTGTGGCCAAATGGACGGCGGATGCCATTGAGCCAAACAGCATCTAC GACCTTCTTACGAACATGAATGCGTACCCATTCCTGGATAATAAGCATAAGCCTATTTTCAGCGGCGACTTGACGGATCTGGTCCGTCGACTACGGAGAGAACGAATTATAGATATTACAAATTCGCCGTTGGTCCCTGCTTCAAGTCTGCGCAGCAAGCTGGAGATCCTTCATCGCCATGGCGAACTGGATGGCGGCTTGCCAATCCTGAGAGAAGACGTCTTGGTGGGGCTTATACCTGCTCCGGATCTTCAATATGCCCTGGACCAGCTGCAAGATGAAGGCTCAAACCTTTGCTTGATGGACCAGGTTCCAAgccttgatgaagatgaagacattAATGGGCCCGATCCCACAGATTTTACCCAATATATTGATCCA GCACCCGTTGCACTGGATATTCGATCGCCGATAGATTTGGCGTGGGAATGTTTTGTTAAGCTAGGTTTACGGTACATTTGCGTCTTGAGGGACGGCAAATATGCTGGAATG ATCCATAAAAAGACATTCGTTAAATACACTCGAGAATTAGAAGACGAGCAAGGTGGCCATTAA